One genomic segment of Caldimonas brevitalea includes these proteins:
- a CDS encoding histidine phosphatase family protein, whose protein sequence is MKLYIARHGQTDLNAQMRYQGSSDWPLNDEGLRQAQLLAERLPGDIDHIIASPLLRAQQTAQAVAGTRGLPVVTMPQFRERDYGCFEALNREDILARYAELWHAKIAQQWDAAPPGGETVREVVQRVEAGLVELQARLPGATVLLVAHGFVARAVHFLLTRLHEAEFYLEPMLGNADFLHYPEFGHWRGRPTGSSSSSPGEAVAEGL, encoded by the coding sequence ATGAAGCTCTACATCGCCCGCCACGGACAAACCGACCTCAACGCCCAGATGCGCTACCAGGGCAGCAGTGATTGGCCCCTCAACGACGAGGGGTTGCGGCAGGCACAGTTGCTGGCCGAGCGGTTGCCGGGCGATATCGATCACATCATTGCCTCACCCCTGCTGCGGGCCCAGCAGACGGCGCAGGCGGTGGCCGGCACACGGGGCCTGCCGGTCGTGACCATGCCGCAGTTCCGGGAACGCGATTACGGCTGCTTCGAAGCTTTGAACCGCGAAGACATCCTGGCCCGCTACGCCGAGCTGTGGCACGCCAAGATTGCGCAGCAATGGGATGCGGCGCCGCCCGGCGGCGAGACGGTGCGCGAGGTGGTGCAGCGGGTGGAGGCCGGGCTGGTCGAACTGCAGGCGCGGCTGCCGGGTGCGACGGTGCTGTTGGTCGCGCACGGCTTCGTGGCCCGCGCGGTTCATTTCTTGTTGACCCGGCTGCACGAGGCCGAGTTCTACCTCGAGCCGATGCTGGGCAACGCGGACTTCCTGCACTACCCGGAATTCGGGCATTGGCGGGGGCGACCAACGGGCAGCAGCAGCAGCAGCCCCGGCGAAGCCGTCGCCGAGGGCCTCTGA
- a CDS encoding TauD/TfdA dioxygenase family protein: MTYDAASSTAAAPSRETHTPPTAPHLEIVPVAGRIGAEIRGIRLGADLDPTTQHAIRQALWRHKVLFFRRQHHLDDAHQEALTDVFGGAPVPHPTVPVKPGSRYILELDSQHGGRADSWHTDVTFEAAYPKVSILRAVTVPAAGGDTTWANTVAAYEDLPAPLRQLADTLWAVHSNDYAARRPHASEADRERHRTVFASTVYETEHPVVQVHPDSGERALILGHFVKQFVGFNRFDSQRLFEIFQAHITRPENTVRWRWAEGDVAVWDNRATQHYAINDYGDQHRVVRRVTVDGGVAVGLDGRHSVTRSKVTRSSDVALEGASSRRAESTTASPVA; the protein is encoded by the coding sequence ATGACCTACGACGCTGCAAGCTCCACCGCCGCCGCTCCCTCCCGCGAGACCCACACACCGCCCACCGCGCCGCACCTCGAGATCGTCCCCGTGGCCGGCCGCATCGGCGCCGAGATCCGCGGCATCCGCCTGGGAGCCGACCTCGACCCGACGACCCAGCACGCGATCCGGCAGGCGCTGTGGCGCCACAAGGTGCTGTTCTTCCGCCGCCAGCACCACCTCGACGACGCCCACCAGGAAGCCCTGACGGATGTGTTCGGCGGGGCGCCCGTGCCCCACCCCACCGTGCCGGTCAAGCCCGGCAGCCGGTACATCCTCGAACTCGATTCGCAGCACGGCGGGCGCGCCGACTCCTGGCACACCGACGTCACCTTCGAAGCGGCCTACCCCAAGGTGTCGATCCTGCGCGCCGTCACCGTCCCTGCCGCCGGCGGCGACACGACGTGGGCCAACACCGTGGCCGCCTACGAAGACCTCCCGGCGCCGCTACGCCAGCTCGCCGACACCCTGTGGGCAGTGCACAGCAACGACTACGCCGCGCGGCGCCCACACGCCAGCGAGGCCGACCGCGAGCGGCACCGCACGGTGTTCGCGTCGACGGTGTATGAGACCGAGCATCCGGTCGTGCAGGTGCACCCCGACAGCGGCGAGCGCGCGCTGATCCTCGGCCATTTCGTCAAGCAGTTCGTCGGCTTCAACCGCTTCGACAGCCAGCGCTTGTTCGAGATCTTTCAGGCCCACATCACCCGGCCCGAGAACACCGTGCGCTGGCGCTGGGCCGAAGGCGACGTGGCGGTCTGGGACAACCGTGCGACCCAGCATTACGCGATCAACGACTACGGCGATCAACACCGGGTGGTGCGCCGCGTGACCGTCGACGGCGGCGTCGCCGTAGGCCTGGACGGCCGGCACAGCGTCACCCGCAGCAAGGTGACGCGCAGCAGCGACGTTGCCCTGGAGGGCGCTTCATCACGGCGAGCCGAGTCGACGACGGCCTCGCCCGTGGCGTGA